In Streptomyces erythrochromogenes, the DNA window GTCGTCGACGGCTCCGGCTGGGCCTCCTTCGGCCACGACCCGTCACCGTTCGCCGAACGCTTCGGCGAACGGGTCCGGTTGACCGTGGATGCCGACCAGGAGGACAGCCCGGTGATCGAGCTGCCGGTGACAGAACTGCGCGGCCTGCTCTCCCGCGCGGAGCGCGACCTGGCGGACTTCATGCACCTGGTCGAGCCGTGGGCGGCCCGTCACGTTCCCGGTCACGCCGAGGCCGCCACCGCGGCCGTGGCCCGCGCACTGGCCGTACCTGCGCCCGTACAATGACAACAAGTTCCCGAACTGTCATTGTGCTGTCGGTTGCTGGAGGGTGTGACGTGTCGGAACAGCTGGCGCTGCTGGTGGCGGACGTGTTCGAGGCCGCCGGCTTGCTCCGCAAGATGGGGGAGGGCGTCGCAGCGGCCGAGGGACAGACCCAGGCCCGCTGGCAACTGCTCAGCGTGGTCTCCGAGGAGCCGCTGACCGTCGCCCGGGCCGCCCGCCGCCTGGGGATCGCCCGCCAGGGAGTGCAGCGGGTCGCCAACGACCTCGTCCGCGAGGACCTCGCCGGCTTCCACCCGAACCCGGACCACCGCGGATCACCGCTCCTGACCCTCACCCCGCTCGGACGCACCACACTGGAGCGGATCACCGACCGCGCGAGCGCGATCCATCAGGTACTTTCCGCCGACATCGCCACGGCCGACATCGCGGCCGCGCGCAGCCTCCTGCACCGACTGATCGACGAGGTGCACCGCTACGAGGAACAGGCCGCGGACGGCTAGGCCCTCTCTTTCGGATCTTGCCGGGCCCGCGCCGCCCGGCACCGCACCTCGCCGCGTTGTCGGGGCGCCCGAGTACGTCCAGTACTCGGGCGCCCCTCCGCCTTGCGATGCACGGCACCGGACGACGCGGGCTCTACCGACAAGATCCGAAAGAGACGGCCTAGTCCTCGCCCGGAAGCACCTCGACCGCTCGTGCGATGAGGTCGTGGACCAGGAACTCGCCGGGCCTGCGGTTCTCCTTGAGGAGGACGAGGTCGTCCCGGCCGAACCAGCCGTAGGCGGAGTGCTTGGTCCACTCCAGCGCGGGATCGTCCAGGTCGCCGTCGACCTCGACGAGATAGTCGGCCTCGTGACGGAGCCCACCGCCGTCGTCACCCGTCCAGGTGGTGGTGCCCAGGAACCGCCGCACGCGGCGCAGGCGCCAGCCGGTCTCCTCCTCGACCTCGCGCGCGAGGGCCTCCAGTACCGTCTCGCCGGCCTCGACATGGCCGCCCACGACGTCCCACGTGTCGGGGAACAGCCGCCGCTCCGCGCTCCGCTTCTGGGCGAAGGCCGCACCGTCGCGGTCGAGGATGACGGCGCCGACGGTCCAGACCTCGCCCGCCGCGGGAACGGGCACCTCGACGCCGGCGTCGACGCTGAATGACGGCCTGTGAACGGACATGCCCGGCAGCCTATGCCGCAAGCCCGTTGGGAGCCACGAGCTCCGGGGCGGCGACACGCCCGCGGCGGCGAGTGTCGTGCTGACCGGCTACCGGGAGGGCGAGGTGAAGGCGTCCATGAGTGAGCTGAAGGCGGCCGGTTGGGCGGGCCGGGGGCGCCTTCGGGGGCCGCGGACCGCCGCGTAGGGTCGGTGCATGCGTGATCAGACAGACCAGGGGCACGGCAGCGTCGGCGGTCCCGCAGAAGCCGGGGCCGTGGTGTTCGCGTGCGCCGCGTGCGGTGTCCCGCTGACCGGTCCGCTCAGCCCGCTGCCCGCGGTGCCCGAAGCCCCCTACCACGCCTGGTCGGAGGACGATGAGCCCGGTCCGCTGCCGGCGACCGTGCCGTCCGGACGCTACGCGATCGAAACGGAGCCGCACGGTGCCCCCTTGGTCGTCGCCGAGGCACCGGGACCGGTGATGCCGCGTTTCGGCGGGCACTGGAATGCGGACGGCAAGCCGCTGGTGTCGCGGGGCCCGCGGGGCAACATCGTCGTCAACCCGGACGACGCCCGCGGCCTGGAGCTGGAACACGCGGCCCCGGCCTGCTGCGGAGCCAGCCCGGACGGCGGAATGAACCAGCTGTGCGCCTGCGGAACCCTCGTCGCGACCCTCTCCTCCGACTGCGCCATGCCGTACGAGCTCCACCTCTCGGCCGCCCACGTACGCGCGGTCCGGCCGTGACGCGCGGGCAGCCTTCCGCCGCAGACGACGACGCGCTCATCGCCCGGCTCCGCGCCCGCGCATGGGATCCGGGCCTCCGCCTCGACCGGGCCACCCTGCCCGCCGCCTGGATCCGCGAGAGCTACGGAGCGGACCACCTGGACCGGATCAGCTCCGACATCCTGTCGTACGGCAGCAACGGCACGGTCCAACTCGCCTCCCGGCGGGAGGAAGTGACCGCCTACTTCGCCGACGCTCCCCGCGGCCCCCTGTTCGCCCCGCTCTCCCGCACCGACGTCGACGAGGCGGAACGCAGCCTCGGCCGCCGCCTGCCCCGGCTGCTTCGCCGCGTCTACACGGAGATAGCCGACGGGGGCTTCGGCCCCGACGGCGGACTCGCCTCCCTCGCCCGGGGCAACCGCGCACCGGGACACCTCCACGACTGGACCTCCGCAGTGGACGTGCACGAGCGCAACCGCGCAGTCGACGGCGTGCCCGCATCGTGGTTCTTCCTCACCGGCGGCGGCTGCTCGATGGAGTGGTACGTCTCGCTGGCCGCCGTCGACCATCCCGTACTTCTCTACGACGCCGACGGCTGGGTCGCCGACTGGGGCGAGGACCCGCACGACGGCCTCCGGCACGCCACCGCCTCGCTCAGGCACTGGCTGTGGACCTGGGCCGACGGCGACGACGTATGGGAAGAGGTCCTCGCCCGACAGCGTGCCGAAGAGTGACCTCCCGCCGTACGTCCGCTGGGACAATCACGGCATGCACCTCCGCATCGACGCCTCCGACCTGCCCGGCCGCACCTACGCCCCGTCCGGGGCGCAGCCCTACCGCAACGTCCACGTGGCGGTCCAGCGCCGCGACCGCCCGGCCGAGCTCCTCGACCCGCAGCCCGGTGACGCCCCGACGGCGGTGTGGACCCTGCAATGCGCGACGGTCGCCACACCGGCGGGGACCGACGTCAAGGGCCCCTACGTCCAGGGCCGTCCGGGCACCCGGTTCGTCTACCTCTCGTGGAACGCGGTCGACGAGGCGGGCGCCTTCACCATGTTCCGGCGGGCCAAGCTGATGCTCGACGCGGTCCCCGCGCCGGTACTGGACGCGGCCGTGCGCACCGGGCTGCTCGTCGGACGACTCGGCCTGACCGACGCCTGGGGGGCGCCCCTGTGCGCCGGGGTCGTGCCGCCCCGCATCACCTGGAGCGCGGAACCTGCCGACTGACCGGGGGCGGCAGACCGGTGCTCAGGAACAGTCGAAGCGTTCCTTCACCGGCCGCCCCGGGCAGCGCCGGCACTCGAAGAGGTAGACCCCGCCCGCGTCACCCAGCATCAGACCGGCGTCCTCGTACCGGACACCCTGGTCCTCCACGGGAGTCCACGTCAGCCGGGACGCGGCGTCCGCCTCCCGGCTCTCCACCGTCAGCAGGTGGTCCATGCGCTGCCCGCACCCCGAGCAGTCCGGCCACTGCGGATCCTGGCACCAGCCGGGATACCCGCCCAGCTTGGTCCCCGGCGCGGTGGACAGGTGGTACTGGTAGTCCCAGCCCGTCTCCGCCTCCACCTGCTCGAATCGCGGCTCCAGCAGGTCCCACAGCTCGTAGGGCAGGTCCCAGCTCGGGTACTCCTCGACCAGTTCCGGGTGGACGACGCACGGCCTCGGGATCTTCCCGTACGGGACCTCGCCACCGACCGCCGGTGCCTCGCGGACGGCACCGACGGCCGCCGCGTCCCGCCAGTGCACCTCGGGGACCACCCAGCACCCGTCGTGACGCCGCGGGCACCACAGCACCTGCAACAGATCACGGCCGGCCGGGAACGGTACGAGCCCCAGGGCATCGGCGGCGCGGACCTGCACGACCGGCACCATCGCAGACCGGTGGTGGTACGGACACACGGGCCACGGCTCCTCCAGCGGCCACAGCAGCGGACCGCCCACCGAACTGTCCCGGCACGTCGGAGCACCGGCACGGGGGTGCAGCCGCACCGTCCGCTTCCGGAGCGGGGCGACCTCGGGGAACAACTGCTCCACGTCCAGCGGGCGGGGAGGCGTACGGCGGGTCATGGGGCACAGGCTACGTGCACGGTCGCCGCAGGTGGGACGGGATATTCGGTTCACGGCCGCGCTACGCGGCGGCACACTGCGGGGTGTTGCGCGGCGGCCCGTTCGGCCTGGTGCCGGGAGACACGGCCGGACACGGCGGTCGCGGTGCCGGCGGCGGCGACGGCGGTGCGTGCGGCGACGCGGACGACACCCGGCCGTCCGGCACGTCTCAGGGGGCGGCCCAGCATGGTCCTCACCTTGCCCTTTTCGGTCGCGGGCCGAGTGGATCAGGCGGCGTCCTCGTACGCCCGCTCCACCACGGCCGCCGGGATGCGCTCGTGCGCCACGAGCTCACCGCCCGCCCTGCGGACGGCGCCGGTGATACCGGCGGCCCAGGTGTCCTCCCAGACCAGCATCGCCGCGGACGAGTTCGGCACGAGGTCCTCGGCGGTCAGCGCGAGGTCCTCCTCGCTGAACAGGCCGCCGACCTCACCCTCGATGTCGTCGAACACCGACGCCCCGGAGGGATCGAGGGCGCCCCGGACCGCACCGTCGGCCCGCCGCCGAGCCACCGCACCACGACGGCGGCGGGCGTACCGACACGCCCGGGCCGGACGGACGTCGTTGCGCCCGGATGCCCGCCGTGACTGACTTGATCGACACATCGGACCACGACGGGGAGGCGAGCGCCATGGGTCTCAAGAGGGCGGTCTACGAGCAGGAGCTGCTGCGGCTGCAGACGGAGCTGGTCAAGCTCCAGGAATGGGTGCGTACGGAGGGTGCACGGCTGGTCGTGGTCTTCGAGGGACGCGACGCGGCGGGCAAAGGAGGAACGATCAAGCGGGTCGCCGAGCACCTCAACCCGCGCGTGGCCCGCATCGCGGCCCTTCCGAAGCCGACGGAACGCCAACGCGGCCAGTGGTACTTCCAGCGCTACGTGGAGCACCTGCCGGCCGCCGGCGAGATCGTGCTCTTCGACCGCAGCTGGTACAACCGCGCCGGCGTGGAGCACGTGATGGGCTTCTGCACCCCCGCGGAGCACCAGCGCTTCCTGCGCCAGTGCCCGGTCTTCGAGCGCATGCTGGTGGAGGACGGGATCCTGCTCCGCAAGTACTGGTTCTCCGTCAGCGACGCCGTCCAGGAGGAACGCTTCCGCCGCCGTACGGAGGACCCGTTGCGGCGCTGGAAGCTCTCCCCGATGGACCTGGAGTCCCTCACCCGCTGGGAGGCGTACTCCAGGGCCAAGGACGAGATGCTCGTCCACACGGACACGGAGGACTGCCCCTGGTACGTGGTCGAGAGTGACGACAAGCGCAGCGCGAGGCTCAACATGATCGCCCACCTGCTGTCC includes these proteins:
- a CDS encoding MarR family winged helix-turn-helix transcriptional regulator — encoded protein: MSEQLALLVADVFEAAGLLRKMGEGVAAAEGQTQARWQLLSVVSEEPLTVARAARRLGIARQGVQRVANDLVREDLAGFHPNPDHRGSPLLTLTPLGRTTLERITDRASAIHQVLSADIATADIAAARSLLHRLIDEVHRYEEQAADG
- a CDS encoding NUDIX hydrolase, whose protein sequence is MSVHRPSFSVDAGVEVPVPAAGEVWTVGAVILDRDGAAFAQKRSAERRLFPDTWDVVGGHVEAGETVLEALAREVEEETGWRLRRVRRFLGTTTWTGDDGGGLRHEADYLVEVDGDLDDPALEWTKHSAYGWFGRDDLVLLKENRRPGEFLVHDLIARAVEVLPGED
- a CDS encoding DUF5990 family protein — its product is MHLRIDASDLPGRTYAPSGAQPYRNVHVAVQRRDRPAELLDPQPGDAPTAVWTLQCATVATPAGTDVKGPYVQGRPGTRFVYLSWNAVDEAGAFTMFRRAKLMLDAVPAPVLDAAVRTGLLVGRLGLTDAWGAPLCAGVVPPRITWSAEPAD
- a CDS encoding YwqG family protein, with product MTRRTPPRPLDVEQLFPEVAPLRKRTVRLHPRAGAPTCRDSSVGGPLLWPLEEPWPVCPYHHRSAMVPVVQVRAADALGLVPFPAGRDLLQVLWCPRRHDGCWVVPEVHWRDAAAVGAVREAPAVGGEVPYGKIPRPCVVHPELVEEYPSWDLPYELWDLLEPRFEQVEAETGWDYQYHLSTAPGTKLGGYPGWCQDPQWPDCSGCGQRMDHLLTVESREADAASRLTWTPVEDQGVRYEDAGLMLGDAGGVYLFECRRCPGRPVKERFDCS
- the ppk2 gene encoding polyphosphate kinase 2; this translates as MGLKRAVYEQELLRLQTELVKLQEWVRTEGARLVVVFEGRDAAGKGGTIKRVAEHLNPRVARIAALPKPTERQRGQWYFQRYVEHLPAAGEIVLFDRSWYNRAGVEHVMGFCTPAEHQRFLRQCPVFERMLVEDGILLRKYWFSVSDAVQEERFRRRTEDPLRRWKLSPMDLESLTRWEAYSRAKDEMLVHTDTEDCPWYVVESDDKRSARLNMIAHLLSSVPYEDVALPSLTLPPRPPSTGYVRPPKDLQKAVPDHAAGLTR